A single Clostridium sp. AN503 DNA region contains:
- a CDS encoding restriction endonuclease subunit S, whose amino-acid sequence MQSEKYSRENAGQSLKKYILLKQGELAYNHGASKAKQFGCCYELTEPEARIPYVYHCFKVMDAEYTPYIAMALNNAKMDKQLKRLVSSSVRMDGLLNISFEDYMSVTLHLPSSDEQKRIADFLKKIDKRIAVQERLLASLKKYKRGFVSAILSHQIMFSDVDGKSYPKWITCTLQDAVDFLDGQRKPLESADRAKRQGRYPYYGASGIIDYIDDYIFDEPLLLLGEDGANILNRSTPLCFIAAGKYWVNNHAHVMRPKAGQNIKFLCELLESLDYTRYNTGTAQPKLNQEKCREIELILPIYEEQCRIAAFLSAFDQRADRAQNNLEYLLSIRAGLQQQLFI is encoded by the coding sequence ATGCAGTCCGAAAAGTATTCCAGAGAGAATGCCGGACAGAGCCTCAAAAAATACATTCTCCTGAAACAAGGCGAATTGGCGTATAATCACGGCGCATCTAAGGCTAAACAGTTTGGCTGTTGCTATGAACTTACTGAGCCAGAAGCACGAATCCCCTATGTGTATCATTGCTTCAAGGTCATGGATGCAGAATATACGCCATATATTGCGATGGCTCTCAACAATGCGAAAATGGACAAACAGCTTAAACGGCTTGTATCATCAAGTGTTCGCATGGACGGATTGCTCAACATTTCCTTTGAGGATTATATGAGCGTGACGCTTCATCTTCCTTCATCCGATGAGCAGAAGCGTATAGCCGATTTCCTCAAAAAAATTGATAAGCGCATCGCCGTGCAGGAAAGACTTCTTGCATCCCTCAAGAAGTATAAAAGAGGATTCGTATCGGCAATTCTATCACATCAAATAATGTTCTCTGATGTTGATGGAAAATCATATCCAAAATGGATAACCTGCACGTTGCAAGATGCAGTGGATTTTCTCGACGGACAACGAAAACCGCTTGAAAGTGCAGACAGAGCCAAAAGGCAAGGAAGATACCCGTATTATGGCGCATCCGGCATCATTGACTACATTGATGATTATATTTTCGATGAGCCATTACTTCTTCTTGGTGAAGATGGGGCAAATATTCTTAATCGTAGCACTCCGTTATGCTTTATCGCAGCGGGAAAATATTGGGTAAATAATCATGCTCATGTAATGCGCCCTAAAGCCGGACAAAACATCAAGTTCTTATGTGAGCTACTTGAAAGTCTTGATTATACACGCTACAACACTGGCACAGCACAACCTAAGTTAAATCAAGAAAAGTGCCGAGAAATTGAACTTATCTTGCCCATCTACGAAGAGCAGTGTCGCATTGCAGCCTTTTTGTCAGCATTTGACCAGAGGGCAGATAGAGCGCAAAACAATCTTGAATACCTGCTTTCTATTAGAGCCGGTTTGCAACAACAGCTCTTTATATAA
- a CDS encoding site-specific integrase, with the protein MTQNTQFKTLLNTWLNQKKPMITPSTHASFTLIAENHLIPHFGKRKIGSITEPDIQSYISYLYESGRLDKSGGLTVKTIRDVILVLRLAMEYAYKERAIPLLNWDLIEYPKELGIKKVISLSKDQEQALIQCIYMDLNRKTAGILIALFTGVRIGELCGLQMKDISLADKTININKTVQRIYDKKKGASYLHIGPPKTKTSARTIPVPSLLMNIIKKFYTENPNHYFLTGKTKPTEPRTYRQFFSRFLKRNGLEKVKFHEIRHTFAVRAIEIPEFDIKSLSEILGHKNVSFTLNVYGSANLQQKVKCMNLLNDLL; encoded by the coding sequence ATGACTCAAAATACACAATTCAAGACGCTGTTGAACACTTGGTTAAATCAAAAGAAACCAATGATCACACCGTCAACCCACGCCAGTTTTACGCTGATAGCCGAAAATCATTTGATACCGCACTTCGGCAAGCGTAAAATTGGCAGCATCACCGAGCCAGATATTCAGAGCTACATATCGTATCTCTACGAGTCTGGTCGGCTGGACAAATCTGGCGGTCTCACTGTAAAGACCATTCGAGATGTGATTCTCGTGCTGCGGCTTGCTATGGAGTATGCCTACAAAGAGAGGGCAATACCGCTGCTCAACTGGGACTTAATAGAGTACCCCAAAGAGCTGGGCATCAAAAAGGTGATTTCTCTGTCTAAAGATCAGGAGCAAGCTCTAATTCAGTGCATCTACATGGATCTGAACCGGAAAACTGCCGGTATACTCATCGCACTGTTTACCGGTGTGCGGATTGGTGAACTCTGCGGCTTACAGATGAAGGACATCTCTCTTGCCGATAAGACCATCAATATCAACAAGACTGTCCAGCGTATCTATGACAAAAAGAAGGGAGCGTCCTATCTGCACATAGGACCGCCCAAAACCAAAACATCAGCTCGGACAATTCCTGTTCCGTCTCTGCTCATGAACATCATCAAGAAGTTTTATACGGAAAATCCCAACCATTACTTCTTGACAGGGAAAACAAAGCCGACAGAGCCTCGCACATACCGTCAATTCTTTTCCCGTTTTCTGAAACGGAACGGTCTGGAAAAGGTGAAATTTCATGAAATTCGCCATACTTTTGCCGTGAGGGCAATCGAGATACCTGAGTTTGATATTAAATCTCTCTCGGAAATCTTAGGGCACAAAAATGTGTCCTTTACGCTGAATGTCTATGGCAGTGCAAATCTCCAACAGAAGGTTAAGT
- a CDS encoding restriction endonuclease subunit S, producing MANSDNTDGYYIIETNDFVYNPRKSTDAPYGPISSYKYPKAGIVSPLYLCFRAKQEINPLYFEWYFRSSAWHRYIYMSGDSGARHDRVSIKDDTFFAMPINIPPAQEQDRIALFLNAIEQRIDKQRSLVEALKKYKRGAIQRAFSERKENDKARYPKWKLSSFGEFFTEQTIKTSNSPDTPLVSLTVEDGIIPKTERYYREFLVTKEGDTYKAIKPGWFAYNPMNAHLGAIAPNHLGYTAAVSGYYNIFSVNEADTISFWEEYLTSYPMLIHYKLIATGSLIEKQRVHYSQFVGIRRSLPSVEEQKHLSKLFQTLNAKIANAESIERQLVRMHISLLQQLFI from the coding sequence ATCGCAAACAGCGATAATACAGATGGGTACTATATTATCGAGACAAATGATTTTGTTTATAATCCCCGAAAATCTACCGATGCACCCTACGGTCCCATAAGCAGTTATAAATATCCAAAAGCAGGAATAGTGTCCCCATTGTACCTGTGCTTCCGAGCAAAGCAGGAGATCAATCCTCTGTATTTTGAATGGTACTTCCGTTCGTCGGCATGGCATCGGTATATCTATATGTCCGGTGACAGCGGTGCAAGGCATGATAGGGTGAGTATCAAGGATGATACTTTTTTTGCAATGCCCATAAATATCCCCCCAGCACAGGAACAGGATAGAATTGCGTTGTTCCTTAATGCCATAGAGCAAAGGATTGATAAACAGCGTTCTTTGGTTGAAGCCCTCAAGAAGTATAAAAGAGGAGCCATTCAGCGAGCATTCTCCGAAAGAAAAGAAAACGACAAAGCTCGTTATCCCAAATGGAAACTATCATCTTTTGGTGAATTTTTTACAGAGCAAACGATAAAGACATCAAACAGCCCAGACACGCCTTTAGTCAGCCTCACTGTTGAGGATGGAATAATACCCAAAACAGAACGTTATTACCGAGAGTTTCTTGTAACTAAAGAGGGGGACACCTACAAAGCAATCAAGCCCGGTTGGTTTGCATATAATCCTATGAATGCCCATCTGGGAGCAATCGCCCCTAATCATCTTGGATATACTGCTGCTGTTTCAGGCTATTATAATATCTTTTCTGTAAATGAAGCTGATACTATTAGTTTCTGGGAAGAATACCTGACATCGTACCCCATGCTAATTCACTACAAGCTCATCGCTACGGGATCGCTTATTGAAAAGCAACGAGTGCATTATTCTCAGTTTGTTGGCATTCGTCGGAGTTTACCGTCAGTGGAAGAACAAAAGCACTTGTCCAAGTTATTTCAGACATTAAATGCAAAAATAGCAAATGCCGAAAGCATAGAGCGCCAGTTGGTTAGAATGCATATCTCCCTCTTGCAGCAGCTTTTTATATAA